In Amphiura filiformis chromosome 1, Afil_fr2py, whole genome shotgun sequence, the following are encoded in one genomic region:
- the LOC140138193 gene encoding NADH dehydrogenase [ubiquinone] 1 beta subcomplex subunit 10-like: protein MGVLELFESVWYYTVDGPVTAARNFIENQRAKRPTYYYHKVHRRVTPLEDCRSDDIVCQYEAAEQYKRDKKVEENILKILKERLSKCTVEEGPNAQQNCQDVFNAYDKNADAFEVKYGELGAVSTPLRCMMRQKYRVYYERKRAAQQQETLSE, encoded by the exons ATGGGTGTATTGGAGCTGTTTGAATCAGTTTGGTATTACACTGTAGATGGGCCTGTTACAGCTGCGAGAA ATTTTATAGAAAATCAGCGAGCTAAAAGACCAACATATTATTACCACAAAGTACACCGTCGTGTCACTCCATTAGAAGACTGTAGATCTGATGATATTGTATGTCAGTATGAAGCTGCGGAACAGTACAAAAGGGATAA GAAAGTAGAGGAGAACATCCTCAAAATTCTCAAGGAACGATTGTCCAAATGCACCGTTGAAGAAGGGCCCAATGCACAGCAGAACTGCCAAGATGTGTTCAATGCATACGACAAAAATGCTGATGCTTTTGAGGTGAAAT aTGGTGAGCTGGGAGCAGTTTCAACTCCTCTGCGATGTATGATGAGGCAAAAGTATAGGGTATATTATGAAAGGAAGAGGGCAGCACAACAGCAAGAAACACTATCAGAATAA
- the LOC140157666 gene encoding large ribosomal subunit protein uL3-like — translation MSHRKFSAPRHGSLGFLPRKRSKRHRGKVKTFPKDDPSKPVHLTAFIGYKAGMTHVVREVDRPGSKVHKKEIVEAVSIIEAPPMIVVGIVGYIDTPKGLRTLKTVWAEHLSDECKRRFYKNWYRAKKKAFTKASKKWADDAGKEEIERDLKVMKKYCKVIRVIVHTQMKLMNQRQKKAHIMEVQLNGGSISDKIDWAKEKLEKPHPVSEVFSQDEMLDIIGVTKGRGFKGVTCRWGVKKLPRKTHKGLRKVACIGAWHPARVGYGVARAGQKGYHHRTEINKKVYRVGQGYVMKDGKLVKNNGSTEYDLTDKSINPMVGWFPHYGEVKNDFLMIKGCVVGSKKRVITLRKSLCVQSSRRSLEKVNLKFIDTTSKFGHGRFQTHEEKRAFMGPLKKDKIKEEQAAHTVKP, via the exons ATG TCGCATCGTAAGTTCTCAGCACCTCGTCATGGCTCCCTGGGCTTCTTGCCTCGTAAGCGTAGCAAGCGTCATCGTGGTAAAGTCAAGACCTTCCCCAAGGATGACCCATCCAAACCAGTACATCTGACTGCATTCATCGGCTACAAGGCTGGCATGACTCATGTTGTTCGAGAAGTAGACAGACCTGGATCAA agGTGCACAAGAAGGAAATAGTTGAGGCTGTGTCCATTATAGAAGCACCACCAATGATCGTCGTAGGCATTGTAGGCTACATCGATACACCCAAGGGGCTTCGCACCCTAAAAACAGTTTGGGCTGAACATCTGAGTGATGAATGCAAACGCCGCTTCTACAAGAACTG GTACCGTGCCAAGAAGAAGGCTTTCACCAAGGCTTCCAAGAAGTGGGCCGATGATGCTGGTAAGGAGGAGATCGAACGTGACCTCAAGGTCATGAAGAAGTACTGCAAAGTCATCCGGGTCATTGTCCATACCCAGATGAAGTTGATGAACCAACGTCAAAAGAAGGCTCATATCATGGAAGTCCAATTGAATGGCGGCAGCATCTCTGATAAGATAGATTGGGCCAAGGAAAAACTGGAGAAACCTCATCCTGTCAGCGAGGTGTTTTCTCAAGATGAAATGTTGGATATCATCGGTGTCACCAAGGGCCGTGGTTTCAAAG GTGTAACATGCCGTTGGGGCGTGAAGAAACTTCCTCGCAAGACACACAAAGGTCTGCGCAAAGTGGCCTGTATCGGTGCATGGCATCCTGCCCGTGTTGGATATGGTGTGGCTCGTGCTGGTCAGAAGGGTTACCATCACCGTACCGAGATCAACAAGAAAGTGTACCGTGTGGGTCAAGGCTATGTAATGAAGGACGGCAAGCTGGTGAAGAACAATGGATCCACTGAATATGATCTTACCGACAAGAGCATCAACCCCATGGTAG GGTGGTTTCCCCACTATGGTGAGGTAAAGAATGACTTCTTGATGATCAAGGGATGCGTCGTGGGCTCAAAGAAGCGTGTCATCACTCTCCGCAag TCCCTCTGTGTCCAATCTAGCCGTCGTTCCTTGGAGAAGGTCAACCTGAAGTTCATTGACACCACTTCCAAGTTTGGACATGGTCGCTTCCAGACTCATGAGGAGAAGAGGGCGTTCATG GGACCACTCAAGAAGGACAAGATCAAGGAAGAGCAAGCTGCACACACTGTGAAACCATAA